ACGGTTATTATAGGTTAAATGGCAGCAAATATTGGATCACCAATGGGCCTGATGCGGATACATTGGTTGTTTATGCCAAAACCGATCCGGAAGCAGGCTCAAAAGGTATTACTGCCTTTTTGATCGAAAAAGCAATGTCAGGCTTTTCGACCTCAACTCATTTTGACAAGTTAGGCATGCGCGGGTCCAACACGGCGGAACTTATTTTTGAAGATGTTGAAGTGCCGTTTGAAAACGTTTTGGGGGAAGAGGGCAAAGGGGCCAAGGTTCTTATGTCGGGTTTGGATTACGAGCGGGTTGTCTTATCGGGAATTGGTACTGGGATTATGGCCGCCTGTCTGGATGAGGTGATGCCTTATTTGGTTGAACGCAAACAATTCGGCCAAAGTATCGGGGATTTTCAACTGATGCAGGGCAAAATTGCAGATATGTATACAGCGATGAATTCAGCCCGAGCCTATGTTTATGAGGCGGCAAAAGCCTGTGATCGGGGCGAAATTACCCGCCAAGATGCCGCCGGTTGCGTGCTTTATGCATCCGAGCAAGCGATGAAAATAGCCCACCAAGCCGTGCAGGCGATGGGCGGGGCAGGGTTTCTGGCTGACGCGCCGGTTGCGCGCCTTTTTAGAGATGCAAAATTGATGGAAATTGGTGCCGGTACGTCTGAAATTCGGCGTATGTTGATCGGTCGAGAGCTGATGTCGGCGATGCGCTGATGGGGAAGATGCGGATCATAATGGCTGCCATGAAGACGGGCGTCAGGTGAGGCTGCGTAACTTGCATCCCGCGTGGTTGGTTCTTGGCGTGTTTTGCCTGCTCTTACTTTTTTTGGCGTTGCGTTTGGGGGTGAAAGCTGCCGTTTTGGATGAGACAGCAACCATCACCTTTTACGCAAGGCATTATATCATTGTCTCCTCTAAAGAGGGGCATAGCGGGTCTGAGAGCGATTGCTATGCAACGCCGCATGATTTATTTTGGGTGCGCCTTGAGGTGATTTGCCAGCCAGGCGCGGCAGCACCCTACCGCTTTTTGATCGCGCCTTGGGGGCAATTGATCGGTACATCTCGGACGCCTCTTGGCTCTGATGATTTGCAGGCAGCGTTTATCGGAGGTCAAAATGCGTCTTTTCTCTAAAATAAAAACGGCATCAGAAGATTTCATGAGTAACCAATCTGCGCATTTGGAAAGCCTAGAATTGGTTCGCTCGGCGGCCGAGCTTGCAGCGGCTGGCGGCGGCGAAAAGGCCCGGCAGCGGCATCTGGACCGCGGCAAAATGTTGCCGCGCGCGCGGGTGGCCAATCTGTTGGATTATGGAAGCGCGTTTTTGGAAATTGGCGCAACCGCGGCGCATGGGCTGTATAATGGCGATGCGCCATCGGCCGGGTTGGTTGCGGGTATTGGTCAGGTGCACGGTCGGGACTGTATGATCATTTGCAATGATGCCACGGTGAAGGGGGGAACCTATTACCCAATGAGCGTGAAAAAGCATTTGCGCGCGCAAGAGATCGCAGAAGAATGTCATTTGCCCTGCCTATATCTGGTGGATAGTGGCGGTGCCAACTTGCCCAATCAAGATGAGGTTTTCCCCGATCGAGACCATTTTGGGCGGATTTTTTACAATCAAGCCAGAATGTCTGCCAAAGGCATCGCTCAACTTGCCGTGGTGATGGGCTCTTGCACTGCGGGCGGTGCCTATGTTCCGGCGATGTCTGATATCACAATTATCGTGCGCGGCGCGGGAACGATTTTCTTAGCCGGTCCTCCCTTGGTCAAAGCTGCCACGGGGGAAGTTGTAAGCGCCGAAGATCTTGGTGGCGCTGATGTGCATACGCGCCTATCCGGGGTGGCTGATTATCTGGCTGAGGATGATGACCATGCGCTGGCTTTGGCGCGCCAAGCTGTGGCCAATCTCAACCGTCCAAAACTGGAGCTGCCAAATTTGCAACCTGTTGAGGACCCCCAATATGATCCAAGTGAAATCTTAGGCGTTGTGCCGCGAGATTTGCGCAGTCAATATGATATACGCGAAGTGTTGGCGCGCTTGGTTGATGGGTCACGGTTTGATGAGTTTAAAGCCCGTTTTGGCACAACTTTGGTAACAGGCTTCGCGCATGTGATGGGGTGCCCTGTCGGAATTGTCGCCAATAACGGGGTCTTGCTAAGCGAAGCCGCGCAAAAAGGCGCGCATTTCATTGAACTTTGCAGCCAGCGAAAAATACCACTGGTGTTTTTACAAAATATTACAGGCTTTATGGTGGGGCAGCGCTATGAGAATGAAGGTATCGCCCGCCATGGTGCAAAAATGGTGACAGCGGTTGCCACCACGGCGGTGCCAAAAGTGACGGTTCTGATCGGGGGCAGTTTTGGGGCGGGAAATTACGGTATGTCGGGGCGGGCTTATCAGCCGCGTTTTTTATGGACTTGGCCGAATAGTCGAATTTCGGTGATGGGCGGCGCGCAAGCGGCGCAAGTTCTGGCCGCGTTGAAGCGTGATAATATCGAGCGGGCGGGCGGCGTTTGGTCCGCTGAAGAAGAAGCGGCATTTCAAAAACCCACTTTGGATATGTTTGAAGAGCAATCGCATCCGCTTTACGCCTCGGCGCGGCTTTGGGATGACGGGATCATTGATCCGCGAAAAACCCGTGAAACGCTTTATTGCTCGTTGCGGGCGGCCTTGAACGCGCCCATAGAGGAGACCCGCTTTGGCCTATTTAGAATGTAACATAAGCGGAGGCGCAGCGCGCGTAATCCAATCTATATTTGGTCAGTTTGGCATGAAACCGCAGATAGGGGGTTTACATGTTTGAGGCTATTTTAATCGCGAATCGTGGTGAAATTGCCTTGCGCGTGATGCGCAGCGCCCAGCGCATGGGCGTGCGTTGCATTGCGGTGTATTCCGATGCGGATCAGAATGCACAACATGTTTTGCAAGCCGATCACGCGGTGCATATTGGTGGCGCATTGCCAGCGCAAAGCTATCTTTGCGGTGAAAAAATAATTGCAGCCGCTTTAAGCTCTGGGGCGCAGGCTATTCATCCTGGTTATGGGTTTTTATCTGAAAACCCCGAATTTGTTGAGGCGGTAGAGGCTGCCGGCTTGGTTTTTATTGGGCCCTCGGCCAGCGCCATTCGAGCCATGGGGTTAAAAGATTCGGCAAAGGCCTTGATGGCGAAGGCAGGAGTGCCCGTGGTGCCTGGGTTTTCCGGCCATCAAGATCCCACGCGTTTGCAAAAAGAAGCTGAAAAAATAGGATTTCCGGTTTTGATTAAGGCGGTTGCGGGCGGCGGCGGGAAAGGTATGCGCTTGGTCAAATCTGCTAATGCCTTCGCGGCAGCCCTATCCGAGGCGCGTTCTGAGGCGGTAAATGCCTTTGGCAATGGCAATGTTTTGCTGGAAAAATTCATTTCGCAACCGCGTCATATTGAAGTACAGGTATTTGGGGACGGGGCAGATGTTCTGCATTTATTTGAACGGGATTGCTCTTTACAGAGGCGCCATCAAAAAGTTGTCGAGGAAGCGCCTGCACCCGGGATGACCGAGCAGATGCGCGCGGTGATGGGCAAGGCCGCAGTTGCAGCGGCCAAGGCTATAGAATATCGCGGAGCAGGCACGGTTGAGTTCATTGTTGATGGATCTGATGGGCTGCGTGAAGATCGCTTTTGGTTCATGGAAATGAACACCCGTTTGCAAGTTGAGCATCCTGTGACCGAAGCCATTACCGGCGTGGATCTCGTGGAGTGGCAGTTAAACGTGGCGGCGGGCGGTAAATTACCAATGCAGCAAAAAGATTTACAGATCACTGGCCATGCGATCGAAGCGCGGCTTTACGCCGAAGATCCCCAGCAAGATTTTTTGCCAATTGCGGGACAGCTGACGCATTTGGCCTTTCCCAGCGCGTGCCGCATCGATTCTGGGGTAATTGCCAATGATATGATAAGCGCATTTTACGACCCGATGTTGGCGAAAGTTATCGTGTTTGGTCAAAATCGGCGCGCTGCGATCGATAAAATGGGTCAGAGCTTGGCTGCGATTGAGATTGCCGGCATTAAGACAAATCTGGGTTTTCTCGCTGCGTTAACCCAAATTAGCGATTTCACATCATGCCGGCTGGATACAGGTTTGATTTCTAGAAATTCATCGGTGCTGACTGCGCCGGTCAAGTTGACGCCACGCGCCCTATTGGCGGGCGTGGTCTCTGCAGTTGGGAACCAGGTCACCATGTCGCGTTTAAGCGGGTTTTGTCTTTGGAAAGGCGCGTCACAAAGGGTGCAAGTAATCTTTGAGGGGCAACAGATCGTATTGCCGGTACAGCTGATTGAAAACCAAATTATTTTAAAATGGCAGGGTGCAGATTATCTCGCGGTTTACAGCGATGCGGGGTGGCAATTTGAGGGGGAGGCTTTGCCGGCCGCTCACCGGGCGGGGCGCGATATCACAGTGTTTGATCAGGGCGGTATAGCGCTGAAGCTGATTGACCCTTTAAGCCGCGCGGAAGTGGCTGCTGTTGGCACAACACAGATCGAGGCTCCGATGCCCGGGCTTGTAATTGCAGTATCTGTGAGCGCGGGGCAGGAGGTGGAAGAGGGCCAGCCTTTGATCACGTTAGAGGCGATGAAGATGCAGCAAGTGCTCTCTGCCCCTTTTTCCGCCAGGGTTGATGAGATTGCTGTTCAAGAGGGCGCTTATGTTGAGGCGCAAGCACTGCTTATTCAGCTAAAAAATGATCAAAATTAAATTTTTTTTGGTTTGAAACGAGATTTTTTTGATCGAATTTTCCGAATTTTAGAGGTTTGCGATCAATATGGTTAGGTTGCGCTATTCTGGGCGGTGAATTCTTCTCTTGGCATGTTGACCCCGAGTTCCCAGAGGGGTAAACCGAGCCAAGCCAACTGGGCGTTGGGTTTGCCACCGTAACGCCAAAATATGGAGCCGTCTGTGGATGACTTGCTAAGGGAATACCTCCCGATACTTGTATTTATGGCCATCGCTATTGGCCTTGGCTTATTGCTTATTTTGGCCGCCGTAGTGGTGGCTGTTCGAAATCCAGATCCCGAAAAAGTCTCTGCCTATGAGTGCGGATTTAATGCCTTTGACGATGCGCGAATGAAGTTCGATGTCCGATTCTATTTGGTTTCAATCCTCTTCATTATTTTTGATTTGGAAATTGCCTTTTTATTCCCTTGGGCGGTGGCCTTTAAGGATATAAGCATGGTCGGATTCTGGTCTATGATGGTGTTTTTGGGCGTTTTAACGATTGGCTTTGCCTATGAGTGGAAAAAAGGGGCTCTGGAATGGGATTGATGGCGGGCGTAAACGCGGCGGGTGTGGATAAAGAAGTTGCCACGCAAGAGCTGAACCGAGAGCTTCAAGATAAAGGCTTTTTGCTAACCTCGACAGAAGATATTATCAATTGGGCACGTACGGGCAGCTTACATTGGATGACGTTTGGATTGGCGTGTTGCGCCGTTGAAATGATGCATACCTCGATGCCTCGCTACGATCTTGAGCGTTTTGGAACAGCACCCCGCGCCAGCCCGCGCCAGTCGGATTTGATGATTGTGGCGGGTACTTTAACCAATAAAATGGCGCCAGCATTACGCAAAGTTTATGATCAGATGCCCGAACCGCGTTACGTGATTTCCATGGGCTCATGCGCCAATGGTGGCGGCTATTATCATTACAGCTATTCCGTGGTGCGTGGATGCGATCGCATTGTGCCCGTTGATATTTATGTCCCCGGTTGCCCACCAACAGCTGAAGCGTTGCTGTATGGGATCATGGCTTTGCAACGTAAAATCCGCCGCACGGGAACGATTGTACGATGACCCAGTCAAATGTTTCTGCTTTGAAGGAGTTAGGCGCTCAATTGGCCGATAAGCGTAAGGATTGCGTTTTAAGCTGGGAGATTGCGTTTGATGAGCTCACAATCTGTGTTGCTCCGTCTAATTTGCATAATTTTGTGAGTTTTTTGAAGACAGATGCGAATTGTCAGTTTTCGAGCTTGGTAGATATTACCGCAGTCGATTATCCAGAGCGCAGCGATCGTTTTGACGTCGTTTATCATTTTCTATCGATGTATCAAAACAAACGGGTTCGCCTGCGGGTGTCAATTCGCGAAGATGAAATGTTACCATCGATCTGTGATATTCATCCCTCAGCGAATTGGTTTGAACGCGAAGTATTTGATATGTTTGGTATTTTATTTACTGGTCATCCTGATTTGAGGCGATTACTGACAGATTATGGGTTTCGCGGGCACCCGCTGCGCAAAGACTTTCCGACAACCGGATATACCGAGGTGCGCTATGACGAAGCGCAAAAGCGTGTTGTGTATGAGCCTGTGAGTCTTGTGCAAGAATACCGGCAATTTGACTTTATGTCGCCATGGGAAGGGGCTGAATACGTGCTTCCTGGTGATGAAAAAGAGGCTGCGAAATGATGGATGGTTCCAACGAATTTAATGATGCGCTGACAGGCGAACAGAAAATTCGAAATTTCAACATAAATTTTGGCCCTCAGCATCCGGCGGCGCATGGTGTGTTGCGGCTGGTCTTGGAGCTTGATGGCGAAATCGTAGAGCGCTGCGATCCGCATATTGGCCTGTTGCATCGTGGCACTGAGAAGTTGATGGAAAGCCGCACTTATTTGCAGAACCTGCCCTATTTTGACCGGCTGGATTATGTCGCCCCGATGAACCAAGAACATGCGTGGTGTTTGGCGATTGAAAAGCTGACCGGCGTTAAGGTGCCACGTCGTGCCTCGCTGATACGGGTTCTTTACAGTGAAATAGGCCGCGTTTTAAATCACTTGTTGAATGTGACAACGCAGGCAATGGATGTGGGCGCCTTGACGCCGCCTCTTTGGGGATTCGAAGAGCGTGAAAAGCTGATGGTGTTTTATGAACGCGCTTCCGGCGCGCGTTTGCATGCGGCTTATTTCCGTCCCGGAGGGGTGCATCAGGATATCGGCGATGATTTGATCGATGATATAGAGGCTTGGGCCTTGGCGTTTCCAGAAGTGATGGATGACATCGATGGGCTATTAACAGAAAACCGAATTTTCAAGCAGCGCAATGCCGATATTGGTGTGATCAGCGAAGAAGATATTCTGAATTACGGCTTCTCGGGCGTGATGGTGCGTGGATCCGGTTTGGCTTGGGATCTACGGCGGGCACAGCCTTATGAGTGCTATGATGAGTTTGAGTTTCAAATCCCGGTTGGAAAGAACGGGGATTGTTATGATCGGTATTTGGTGCGGATGGAAGAAATGCGCCAATCGGTTTCGATTATTCGGCAGGCCATTGCTAAGTTACGTGTCGAAAAGGGCGATATTTTGGCGCGTGGTAAGCTGACACCGCCAAAGCGCACCGAGATGAAGCAATCGATGGAAGCGCTTATTCATCATTTTAAACTCTACACGGAAGGTTTTCATGTTCCCGCCGGTGAAGTTTACGCGGCGGTAGAAGCTCCGAAAGGTGAGTTTGGCGTGTATTTGGTGGCGGATGGAAGCAATAAACCGTATCGGGCAAAGTTGCGTGCGCCAGGGTTCTTGCATTTGCAAGCTATGGATTACATCGCGTCTGGGCACCAACTTGCGGATGTGGCTGCAATCATTGGTACGATGGACGTTGTTTTTGGAGAGATTGACCGCTGATGCTGCGCCGCTTACACCCTGATCAACCGGATAGTTTTGAGTTTACGCCTGCGAATAAAGCTTGGGCGGAAGCGCAAATCAGCAAATACCCCGAAGGCCGCCAAGCTTCGGCGATCATCCCGCTTCTTTGGCGCGCGCAAGAACAAGTGGGTTGGTTGCCACGCCCTGCCATTGAAGCCGTGGCAGATATGCTCGGCTTGGCGTATATGCGGGCTTTGGAAGTGGCGACATTTTACTTTATGTTTCAATTGCAACCTGTTGGATCTATTGCGCATATTCAAGTCTGTGGAACCACATCTTGTATGATTTGTGGCGCGGAAGATCTGATTTCAGTTTGTCGGGAGAAAATCGCTTCCGAGGCCCATCAGCTATCAGCTGACGGGAAGTTCAGCTGGGAAGAGGTTGAATGTTTGGGTTCTTGTACAAACGCACCAATGGCCCAGATCGGCAAGGATTATTACGAAAACCTAACGGTAGACGGCTTTGCTGCGTTGATCGATAAAATGGCAGAGGGCGCAATACCGCTGCCAGGCCCACAAAATGGTCGTTTTTCTTGCGAACCTTTGGGGGGCGCAACGTCTCTGACGCAATATGAAGCTAACCGGCAAGCCCATAACGCCAGTGCAGCGCTTGCGGTTGAGCTAAACGATACGCTCAAGCGCATCGATGGAAGCGAAGTGCCGCTGACAACGCCGTGGCTTGGCAAGTCAAGAGCAAAGGCCAAAATCGCTAAATCCAGCGCGAGTGAAAGCTTAACGGGCATTGCGGCGAAACAGCCGCGGCTTTTAAAGATGGCGCGCAAAGCGGGCGCTGATGACTTGGGGCAAATCAAAGGCATTGGGCCAAAGTTACAGGCGCTTTTAAACGCTGCGGGCATCTTTCACTTTGATCAGATTTCAAAATGGACTGCTGAGAATGTGGCCTGGGCTGACACGCATTTTCCGGGATTTAAAGGCTGTGCTAGTCGTGATGCTTGGCCAGCGCAGGCGGAAGCGCTTAGCGCGCAAAACAAGACGAAAACTCAAACTCGTGGTACAAAGGAATAGCGTTTTTAAGCGTGAGTTCCATTAGAGAGGAGTTTCAATATGTTAGAGCCGATTAAGTATACAAGCTGCCAGCTGGGCTGCTGGGCAATTTCGGGCGCTTCAGCTGTGTTGACCTTCATAATGTGTTTTGGTTTGGGCAAAATAGTCTTCATGGGCGCGGTTTTTTTTGCTGCGACCGTTTTCGTTGCCCTGGGTTTGCTGTTGGGGTGGGTGTTTTGCACACCTTTGGCTCCGCTTGGCGGCGCGCGCGCGCGTTCTTTGGTTGAGGCCAGCGCTGAAGATACTTCGCTTGGTGGCGTTGGTGCTGAACGATATGACGCAGCATCTGAGCCTGCTTCTACGCAGCTTCCCGGAGAGGTTGAACTTGCCGGACGTAAACCTGAATGGGCCTATGCGTCCTCTGCAGCAGGTGCAGATGTTACCGCCCCAGGCGCGATAGCGCAGCCGCGCAACGGTCAAGCAGATGATCTGAAAAAGATAAAAGGCGTTGGTCCAAAGCTGGAAGCGCTTTTGAACGCGCTTGGCGTTTTTCATTATGATCAAATTACGGCCTGGGGACCAGATGATATTGTTTGGATGGATGAAAACTTAAACGGGTTTAAGGGGCGTGTCAGCCGCGATGAATGGGTGGCGCAGGCGAAAGCCTTAACGACATAGAATTAACGATAAAAGGATGCGGCACGGCTCGCGTTCGAAGGGAAGATGATGGCGCAGGGCGCGGGGCAACATGAAAACAGACAGGGCCGTTTGGTGGCCTTGGTCATCGCAGGCGCTATGCTGCTTTGGATTGTTGTGCAATGGCTTGGTCCCAAGTTGGGGTTGGCCGGGCGGTTTGCAATATTGATAGATCTCGCTGTTTTGGCAGCGTTTATTTGGGCGATGGTGGTGTCTCTGCGCATGTGGCGGCACCGCCAGAAACAAGGGAAATGAGGCGCGTATGCTAACGGATAAAGATCGGATATTTACTAATATCTATGGCATGCATGATCGTTCGCTCGCCGGTGCGCGTGCGCGCGGCCATTGGGATGGTACGGCGGCCATTATCAAAAAGGGTCGCGACTGGGTCGTTGACACAATGAAAGCATCGGGTCTGCGCGGCCGCGGCGGCGCTGGGTTTCCGACCGGCCTCAAATGGTCTTTCATGCCCAAGGAAAGCGATGGGCGTCCGGCTTACCTTGTTGTTAACGCGGATGAATCAGAGCCGGGGACGTGCAAAGACCGCGAAATCATGCGCCATGACCCGCACACATTAATCGAGGGCTGTCTGATCGCCAGTTTTGCGATGAATGCCAACGCGTGTTACATTTACATCCGCGGCGAGTATATTCGCGAGCGCGAAGCGCTGCAGGCGGCGATCGATGAAGCCTATGATGCGGGCTTGCTTGGCAAGAATGCCGCCAAGTCGGGTTGGGATTTTGATCTTTATCTGCATCATGGGGCGGGTGCCTATATTTGCGGTGAAGAAACTGCCCTCTTGGAAAGCCTTGAAGGCAAAAAAGGAATGCCGCGGATGAAGCCGCCATTCCCTGCAGGTGCCGGGCTTTATGGCTGCCCTACGACGGTGAATAACGTGGAGTCGATCGCGGTTGTTCCAACTATTTTGCGCCGAGGCCCTGACTGGTTTAGCAGTTTTGGGCGGCCCAATAATGCGGGAACAAAACTGTTCGCGATTTCTGGGCATGTGAACAACCCATGCGTTGTTGAAGAGGCCATGTCGATCAGTTTTGAAGAATTGATTGAAAAGCATTGCGGCGGAATTCGTGGCGGTTGGAGTAATTTGAAAGCCGTTATTCCCGGCGGTTCTTCGGTTCCTTGTATCCGCGGCGAGCATATGCGTGATGCGATCATGGACTTTGATTATTTGCGCGAGCAACGCTCGGGGCTAGGAACCGCGGCGGTGATTGTGATGGATCAATCGACCGATATTATCAAAGCGATCTGGCGTCTTTCTAAGTTTTATAAGCATGAAAGTTGCGGGCAATGCACGCCGTGCCGTGAAGGTACTGGATGGATGATGCGCGTGATGGACCGTTTGGTGACAGGCGAGGCCGGTGTTGAAGAAATTGACATGCTGTTGGATGTGACCAAACAAGTGGAAGGGCACACTATTTGTGCGCTTGGCGATGCTGCGGCCTGGCCGATTCAGGGCCTTATCCGCAATTTCAGAGATGAAATAGAAGATCGGATCGCGCATAAGCGATCTGGTTCGATCGATGCGGTGGCGGCGGAATAAAACAATGCGTTGCTTGATAGCCATATTGCCAATCATGTTCTGCGTCTCTTGTGGTGAAAGCTACACAGACAATCAACATGCGTTTGACGGTGTGAAATTTAGCGCATCCTTGAAAGCGGGAAAAGACGCCCCTGAGGCCTTCTCGCTGCGCGTAAAAAAAGCTACGAAAAGTGTTGCGGGGGCGCGCGAAGCCGGGCGTTATGAGGCAACGAAATATTGCGTTGAAAAGTTTGGAACCTCAGATATTGCTTGGATAATGGGCCCTGACAACCCCGATTTAGAGCTTGAAAATGGCAATTTTAACCTGACTGGGAGCTGCGTGATTTTATGAGCCAAGCGTTATCCGATATGCGCCAAACGGGGTGCTATTCTTGCCTTGTCTGCCCAGCCACGCTTGGCCACATGCTGGTCAGCGCATTAAGAGCCGTCGCAGCGCAGCCCTCTAACGCAACAAAAGTTGAGATCATACAATGACCACAATGCGTACCATCGTTATCGACGATAATGAAATTGAAGTAGATAGCGCCATGACGTTGATCCAAGCTTGCGAGCAAGCTGGCATTGAAGTGCCGCGCTTTTGTTACCATGAGCGCCTTACAATCGCTGGTAATTGTCGTATGTGTTTGGTCGAAGTTGTCGGGGGGCCACCAAAACCTGCGGCCTCTTGCGCGATGCAGGTGCGCGATCTGCGCCCCGGACCGGAAGGGCAGCCACCGGTGATCAAGACCAATTCACCAATGGTCAAAAAGGCCCGTGAAGGCGTGATGGAGTTTTTACTGATCAATCATCCGCTGGATTGTCCGATTTGTGATCAGGGTGGTGAATGTGATCTTCAGGATCAGGCGATGGCTTATGGCCTTGATTTTTCGCGGTTTCGCGAAGCCAAACGGGCAAGTACCGATTTGGATCTTGGCCCTCTAGTTGAAACGCATATGACGCGTTGCATCAGTTGCACGCGCTGCGTGCGCTTCACAACAGAAGTTGCTGGAATCACGCAGATGGGTCAAACTGGACGCGGCGAAGATAGCGAAATAACCAGCTATCTTGGGGAAACGCTGAACAGCAACCTGCAAGGCAATATTATCGATCTCTGCCCTGTTGGGGCTTTGACGTCAAAGCCCTATGCTTTCACCGCGCGCCCTTGGGAGTTAACAAAAACAGAAACAATCGACGTGATGGATGC
The sequence above is drawn from the Rhodobacteraceae bacterium IMCC1335 genome and encodes:
- the nuoF gene encoding NADH-quinone oxidoreductase subunit NuoF gives rise to the protein MLTDKDRIFTNIYGMHDRSLAGARARGHWDGTAAIIKKGRDWVVDTMKASGLRGRGGAGFPTGLKWSFMPKESDGRPAYLVVNADESEPGTCKDREIMRHDPHTLIEGCLIASFAMNANACYIYIRGEYIREREALQAAIDEAYDAGLLGKNAAKSGWDFDLYLHHGAGAYICGEETALLESLEGKKGMPRMKPPFPAGAGLYGCPTTVNNVESIAVVPTILRRGPDWFSSFGRPNNAGTKLFAISGHVNNPCVVEEAMSISFEELIEKHCGGIRGGWSNLKAVIPGGSSVPCIRGEHMRDAIMDFDYLREQRSGLGTAAVIVMDQSTDIIKAIWRLSKFYKHESCGQCTPCREGTGWMMRVMDRLVTGEAGVEEIDMLLDVTKQVEGHTICALGDAAAWPIQGLIRNFRDEIEDRIAHKRSGSIDAVAAE